In Paraburkholderia acidisoli, one DNA window encodes the following:
- a CDS encoding four-carbon acid sugar kinase family protein, producing MSAPEYAFYGDDFTGATDTLAQLSRAGLRTLLFLGIPDEWRLRHCGELDAIGIAGAARSMAPEAMRAELNAVGARFASLGVKLVHYKVCSTFDSAPQVGSIGVALQTLRAYCANPLRVIVGGQPDLRRYCVFGQLFAASGADERAPVYRIDRHPTMRAHPVTPMHEADLRAHLREQGVKAVTSVDWRALALEAKALSAHVNDALREAPDALLFDVQDAAHLRAIGGVMRERAALAPLLAVGASSVAQAWAHSAALHDHADTSAIGAAQGPVFVLAGSLSPRTAAQIEAANAYVRVRLDPARMTGDAYLAAQIAAIGAELARGHHVLAYTDRTRVEGAASPADNALARACGALLDGVLKRASVRRVGVAGGDTSSFAVRALDAWALSYRATLAPGVALCRLHADDARLDGIELMLKGGQMGDVDLFARLARGT from the coding sequence ATGAGCGCGCCGGAGTACGCGTTCTACGGCGACGACTTCACGGGAGCCACCGACACGCTCGCGCAGTTATCGCGAGCCGGGTTGCGCACGCTGCTATTCCTTGGGATTCCTGATGAATGGCGTTTGCGGCATTGCGGCGAACTCGATGCGATCGGTATCGCGGGCGCGGCGCGCTCGATGGCGCCCGAGGCGATGCGCGCGGAACTGAACGCCGTGGGCGCGCGTTTCGCGTCGCTGGGCGTGAAGCTCGTGCACTACAAGGTGTGTTCGACGTTCGACAGTGCGCCGCAGGTGGGCAGCATCGGCGTGGCGCTGCAAACCTTGCGCGCGTATTGCGCGAATCCGCTGCGCGTGATCGTGGGCGGTCAGCCCGACTTGCGGCGCTACTGCGTGTTCGGTCAGTTGTTCGCGGCAAGCGGCGCGGACGAGCGCGCGCCCGTGTACCGCATCGACCGTCATCCAACCATGCGCGCGCATCCCGTGACGCCCATGCACGAAGCCGACTTGCGCGCGCATCTGCGTGAACAGGGCGTGAAGGCGGTGACGTCTGTCGACTGGCGGGCGCTTGCGCTCGAGGCGAAGGCGTTATCGGCACACGTGAACGATGCGCTGCGTGAAGCGCCCGATGCGCTGTTGTTCGACGTGCAGGACGCGGCGCACTTGCGTGCGATTGGCGGCGTAATGCGCGAGCGGGCCGCGCTTGCGCCGTTGCTCGCCGTGGGCGCGAGCAGCGTGGCGCAGGCGTGGGCGCATTCCGCGGCGTTGCACGATCACGCCGATACGAGCGCGATTGGCGCGGCGCAGGGGCCAGTGTTCGTGCTCGCGGGCAGTCTTTCTCCGCGCACGGCGGCGCAGATCGAAGCGGCGAACGCGTATGTTCGCGTGCGCCTCGACCCCGCGCGCATGACTGGCGACGCATATCTCGCCGCGCAGATCGCCGCGATCGGCGCCGAACTCGCACGAGGCCATCACGTGCTCGCCTATACGGATCGCACGCGTGTCGAGGGGGCTGCGTCGCCAGCCGACAATGCGCTCGCGCGTGCCTGCGGCGCGCTGCTCGATGGCGTGCTGAAGCGTGCGAGCGTGCGGCGTGTGGGTGTGGCGGGCGGCGACACGTCGAGTTTCGCGGTGCGCGCGCTCGATGCGTGGGCGCTTTCGTATCGCGCGACGCTCGCGCCGGGTGTCGCGCTATGCCGCCTGCACGCGGACGACGCGCGTCTGGACGGCATCGAACTGATGCTCAAGGGCGGGCAGATGGGGGACGTCGACCTGTTCGCGCGCCTCGCGCGCGGAACGTGA
- a CDS encoding ribulose-bisphosphate carboxylase large subunit family protein codes for MTLAHDTIEADYLIETPLDPARVADVMAGEQSSGTFVRVQNETDALRARSRASVLRIDELEAVAQPSLASAWLTRQGTGGPYRRARVTLGFPVANLDANLPTLAATVAGNLYDLGETTGMRLTALRVSAAYRARFELPRHGVRGTRAATGVAQGPIVGTIIKPNVGMDAMETAALVRDLCEAGIDFIKDDEVCANPAHAPLEARVRAVMNEVKRYRERSGRNVMIAFNITDDLDAMRRHADLVEREGGACVMASINWCGFSALQSLRRSTPLVLHAHRNGYGMMSRDPALGMSFQAYQTLWRLAGVDHMHVHGLGGKFAQSDAEVIESARDCATPLTEAFDDVVMPAFSSGQWAGTARATREAVPSADLLFMCGGGILAHPDGAAAGVASVRDAWAALEAGIDIDDYARTRPALQRALQYFGGKR; via the coding sequence ATGACGCTGGCCCACGACACCATCGAAGCCGATTACCTGATCGAAACGCCGCTCGATCCCGCACGCGTGGCGGACGTGATGGCGGGCGAGCAATCGAGCGGCACGTTCGTGCGCGTGCAGAACGAAACCGACGCGCTGCGTGCGCGCAGCCGCGCGAGCGTGCTGCGTATCGACGAACTCGAAGCCGTGGCGCAGCCGAGTCTCGCGAGCGCCTGGCTCACGCGCCAGGGCACGGGCGGACCGTACCGGCGCGCGCGCGTGACGCTCGGGTTTCCCGTCGCCAACCTCGACGCGAACTTGCCCACGCTCGCCGCGACCGTGGCGGGCAATCTCTACGATCTCGGCGAAACGACCGGCATGCGGCTCACGGCGTTGCGCGTGAGCGCCGCGTATCGCGCGCGTTTCGAGCTGCCGCGGCACGGCGTACGCGGCACGCGCGCGGCCACCGGTGTGGCGCAGGGGCCCATCGTCGGGACCATCATCAAGCCGAATGTGGGCATGGATGCGATGGAAACGGCGGCGCTCGTGCGCGATCTCTGCGAAGCCGGCATCGACTTCATCAAGGACGACGAAGTGTGCGCGAATCCCGCGCATGCGCCGCTCGAAGCGCGCGTGCGTGCCGTGATGAACGAAGTGAAACGCTATCGGGAGCGCTCGGGGCGCAACGTGATGATCGCCTTCAATATCACCGACGATCTCGACGCCATGCGCCGCCACGCCGATCTCGTGGAGCGCGAGGGCGGCGCGTGCGTAATGGCGAGCATCAACTGGTGCGGGTTCTCAGCGCTGCAGTCGCTGCGGCGCTCCACGCCGCTCGTGCTGCACGCGCACCGTAATGGCTACGGCATGATGTCGCGCGATCCCGCGCTCGGCATGTCGTTTCAGGCGTATCAAACGCTGTGGCGGCTTGCCGGCGTCGATCATATGCACGTGCATGGCCTGGGCGGCAAGTTCGCGCAGAGCGATGCCGAGGTGATCGAGTCTGCGCGCGATTGCGCCACGCCGCTCACCGAGGCGTTCGACGACGTGGTGATGCCCGCGTTCTCGTCGGGGCAATGGGCGGGCACGGCGCGCGCCACGCGCGAGGCCGTGCCCAGCGCCGACTTGCTGTTCATGTGCGGCGGCGGCATTCTCGCACACCCGGATGGCGCGGCGGCGGGCGTGGCGAGCGTGCGCGACGCGTGGGCGGCGCTCGAGGCGGGCATCGACATCGACGACTACGCGCGCACGCGCCCCGCCTTGCAACGCGCACTGCAGTACTTCGGCGGCAAGCGATGA
- a CDS encoding TRAP transporter large permease, translated as MTDQAWHPAEANAIDAASDAKNHAGTDANRAWRRGLHRFDRALVGLVEWGAAALLAVEIVVLLAGVISRYVFHAPLVWSDELTGILFMWLAMLGAVLALRRGEHMRMTAVVGRLAPRARAFVDTFAIGVSIALLALLLQPAYEFAAGEIPIQTPALEISNAWHAMALPVGAALMLIVGVIRLAQVGRPRDVLALLALAAVIGCMAVYAAPWLQTLGKLNLVIFFVGGVALGIFAGVPIGFSFALATFGYLSLTTFTPMEVMVGRMDEGMSHLVLLAVPLFVFLGLLIEMTGMARAMIGFLASLVGHLHGGLSYVLIGAMYLVSGISGSKVADMAAIAPVLFPEMKQRGANEGDLVALLATTGAQSETIPPSIVLITIGSVTGLSISALFTAGMLPGALLALILCVVVWWRYRNEDLSGAQRYKRREIARMALIAAPALALPFVIRAAVVEGVATATEVSTIGIAYTMVVGLLVYRRFDWRRLGRMLVDAATLSGAILFIIGCATAMAWALTQSGFSQDLAQWMGAVPGGSYGFLAISIVVFTLLGSVLEGIPAIVLFGPLLFPIARMAGVNEIHYAIVVILSMGLGLFSPPFGVGYYSACAISKVNPDAGIRPIVGYMSALFVGLVLIAAIPWISTGFL; from the coding sequence ATGACCGACCAGGCATGGCATCCCGCCGAGGCGAACGCCATCGACGCAGCCAGCGATGCAAAAAACCACGCTGGAACCGACGCAAACCGCGCGTGGCGGCGCGGGCTGCATCGCTTCGACCGCGCGCTCGTCGGGCTCGTGGAATGGGGCGCGGCCGCGCTGCTCGCGGTGGAGATCGTCGTGCTGCTGGCGGGCGTGATCTCGCGCTACGTCTTTCACGCGCCGCTCGTGTGGTCCGACGAACTCACCGGCATTCTCTTCATGTGGCTCGCCATGCTCGGCGCCGTGCTCGCGCTGCGGCGCGGCGAACACATGCGCATGACCGCCGTGGTCGGGCGGCTCGCGCCGCGTGCGCGAGCGTTCGTCGATACCTTCGCGATCGGCGTATCGATCGCGCTGCTCGCGTTGTTGCTGCAACCCGCGTACGAATTCGCGGCCGGCGAAATCCCGATCCAGACGCCCGCGCTCGAGATCAGCAATGCGTGGCACGCCATGGCGCTGCCAGTGGGCGCGGCGCTGATGCTCATTGTCGGCGTGATCCGGCTCGCGCAGGTGGGCCGCCCGCGCGACGTGCTGGCGCTGCTCGCGCTGGCCGCGGTGATCGGCTGCATGGCGGTTTATGCGGCGCCGTGGCTGCAAACGCTCGGCAAACTCAATCTCGTGATCTTCTTCGTGGGCGGCGTCGCGCTCGGCATTTTCGCGGGCGTGCCGATCGGCTTCTCGTTCGCGCTGGCCACTTTCGGCTACCTCAGCCTCACGACCTTCACGCCGATGGAAGTGATGGTCGGCCGCATGGACGAAGGCATGTCGCATCTCGTGCTGCTCGCGGTGCCGCTGTTCGTGTTCCTCGGGTTGCTGATCGAAATGACGGGCATGGCGCGCGCGATGATCGGGTTTCTCGCGAGCCTCGTCGGGCACTTGCACGGCGGCCTCTCGTACGTGTTGATCGGGGCGATGTATCTCGTCTCGGGTATTTCCGGCTCGAAAGTCGCCGACATGGCCGCGATCGCACCCGTGCTGTTTCCGGAGATGAAGCAGCGCGGCGCGAACGAAGGCGATCTCGTCGCGCTGCTCGCGACCACGGGCGCGCAGAGCGAAACCATTCCGCCGAGCATCGTGCTCATCACCATCGGCTCGGTCACGGGGCTGTCGATTTCAGCGCTGTTCACGGCGGGCATGCTGCCGGGCGCGCTGCTCGCGCTGATCCTGTGCGTGGTGGTCTGGTGGCGCTACCGCAACGAAGACCTGAGCGGCGCGCAGCGCTACAAGCGGCGCGAGATCGCGCGCATGGCGCTGATCGCGGCGCCCGCGCTCGCGCTGCCGTTCGTGATTCGCGCGGCCGTGGTGGAAGGCGTGGCCACGGCCACCGAGGTCTCGACCATCGGCATCGCGTACACGATGGTGGTCGGCCTGCTCGTGTACCGGCGCTTCGACTGGCGGCGGCTCGGCCGCATGCTGGTGGACGCGGCCACGTTGTCGGGCGCGATCCTCTTCATCATCGGCTGCGCCACGGCCATGGCGTGGGCGCTCACGCAGTCGGGCTTCTCGCAGGATCTCGCGCAATGGATGGGCGCGGTGCCGGGCGGATCGTACGGATTCCTTGCGATTTCCATCGTCGTGTTTACGCTGCTCGGCAGCGTGCTCGAAGGCATCCCTGCCATCGTGCTGTTCGGGCCGCTCCTGTTTCCCATCGCGCGCATGGCGGGCGTGAACGAAATTCACTATGCCATCGTCGTGATTCTGTCGATGGGACTCGGGCTCTTTTCGCCCCCGTTCGGCGTGGGCTACTACTCGGCGTGCGCCATCAGCAAGGTCAATCCCGACGCGGGCATCCGGCCCATCGTCGGTTACATGAGCGCGCTCTTCGTGGGACTCGTGCTGATCGCCGCGATTCCCTGGATATCGACCGGCTTCCTCTAA
- a CDS encoding VOC family protein: MSRYFGEIRQAGYVVRDIEAAMDYWSRVLGVGPWFYNERVPIVNYRYRGEAYEVHNSVALANSGPLQVELIQTRNDAPSMYRDFLAAGNTGLQHNAYWTTRFDADLDRLLAHGFKVAMSGEVGSNGRFVYFDTETHPGTVIELSEVAGPKGKLFDLIRAESLNWDGRDPVRAFPDLSTL; the protein is encoded by the coding sequence ATGAGCCGCTATTTCGGCGAGATCAGACAGGCCGGTTATGTCGTGCGCGACATCGAGGCCGCGATGGATTACTGGAGCCGCGTGCTCGGCGTGGGGCCATGGTTCTACAACGAGCGCGTGCCGATCGTGAATTATCGCTATCGCGGCGAGGCCTACGAAGTGCACAACTCGGTCGCGCTCGCGAACTCGGGGCCGTTGCAGGTCGAACTGATCCAGACGCGCAACGACGCGCCTTCGATGTATCGCGACTTTCTCGCGGCCGGAAACACCGGCCTGCAGCACAACGCGTACTGGACCACGCGCTTCGACGCGGATCTCGATCGTCTGCTCGCGCACGGCTTCAAAGTGGCGATGAGCGGCGAAGTGGGCAGCAATGGCCGCTTCGTGTACTTCGATACGGAAACGCACCCCGGCACGGTGATCGAACTCTCCGAAGTGGCGGGGCCGAAGGGCAAGCTGTTCGACCTGATTCGCGCGGAATCGTTGAACTGGGACGGCCGCGATCCCGTGCGCGCGTTCCCCGACCTGAGCACGCTATGA